One Eublepharis macularius isolate TG4126 chromosome 6, MPM_Emac_v1.0, whole genome shotgun sequence DNA segment encodes these proteins:
- the CALHM2 gene encoding calcium homeostasis modulator protein 2 has translation MAAFIAENFRFLSLFFKSKDVMIFNGLIALGTVGSQEIFSMVAFHCPCSPARNYIYGLAAIGVPALALFLIGVIWNTHTWNLVAECHRRGTKNFSAAASCLIFGSVMGRAAVAPVTWSVISLLRGEAYVCALSEFMDPASLHKFPPGYGADIMARFPCDDVPGNLTKFKDEFIRQLKYESQLFGWMLLAIVAILVFLTKCLKHCCSPLSYRQEDYWDQYRSNEAKLFHRTAEVHSKVMAANNVKKFFGFVYLDKEEKELVQEYTVEDVQPRPQWDAITGVYIYRENKGFPLYSRLHKWAKGVMGCNSGPDNQEMVFLAA, from the exons ATGGCTGCTTTCATTGCAGAAAACTTCCGCTTCCTCTCACTATTCTTCAAGAGCAAAGATGTCATGATTTTCAATGGCTTGATTGCCTTGGGCACGGTTGGAAGCCAAGAAATTTTCTCTATGGTTGCATTCCACTGCCCATGCTCCCCAGCCAGGAACTACATCTATGGATTGGCTGCCATAGGTGTACCTGCCCTGGCCTTGTTCCTTATTGGTGTCATCTGGAACACTCACACTTGGAACCTGGTAGCTGAGTGTCACAGACGAGGAACCAAGAACttttcagcagcagccagctgcttAATCTTTGGCTCAGTCATGGGGCGAGCTGCAGTGGCTCCCGTTACATGGTCAGTGATCTCACTGCTTCGTGGAGAGGCCTACGTCTGTGCCTTGAGTGAATTCATGGATCCTGCCTCCTTGCACAAATTTCCACCGGGCTACGGAGCTGACATCATGGCCAGATTCCCTTGTGATGATGTGCCAGGAAACTTGACGAAATTTAAGGATGAATTTATAAGGCAATTAAAATATGAGTCCCAG ctttttGGGTGGATGCTCCTTGCTATAGTTGCAATTCTGGTATTCCTCACCAAGTGCCTGAAGCATTGCTGTTCACCACTCAGCTACCGACAGGAGGACTACTGGGATCAATACCGGTCCAATGAGGCCAAACTCTTCCATCGCACTGCAGAGGTTCACTCTAAGGTCATGGCTGCCAACAATGTGAAAAAATTCTTTGGTTTTGTGTACTTAGATAAGGAAGAGAAGGAATTGGTACAGGAGTACACCGTGGAGGATGTCCAGCCCAGGCCACAGTGGGATGCCATCACTGGGGTTTATATCTATCGGGAGAATAAAGGCTTCCCTCTCTACAGCCGTCTTCATAAATGGGCCAAAGGTGTGATGGGATGCAACTCAGGTCCTGATAACCAGGAAATGGTCTTCCTTGCTGCCTAA
- the CALHM1 gene encoding calcium homeostasis modulator protein 1 produces MDKFRMIFQFLQSNQESFMNGICGIMALASAQMYVAFDFKCPCLPDYNLAYGMGILFVPPLVLFLLGFVMNNNVSMLAEEWKRPTGKRQKDPAVLRYMFCSMAQRAMIAPAVWISVTLLDGECFVCAFCTSVPIEKLGNVSYTGLSEKAMRRILAQIPCTEIYSGQELIAREVAIRYLRCISQAMGWSFVLLMTLLAFLVRSLRPCFTQAAFLKSKYWSHYIDIERKLFDETCTEHAKSFAKVCIQQFFEGMNKDLGMGHSHFPEKASSEAGEEKEKLLGIMDQRTMNKLLKNWHKCKPPLCLNQEVLQNGWMGEIINPHVPRKEYVTYYSKV; encoded by the exons ATGGATAAATTCCGAATGATCTTCCAGTTCCTCCAGTCCAACCAGGAGTCATTCATGAACGGAATCTGTGGCATCATGGCTCTTGCCAGTGCACAGATGTATGTGGCTTTTGATTTCAAGTGCCCATGTTTACCAGACTATAATCTGGCCTATGGGATGGGTATCTTGTTTGTGCCACCTCTTGTCTTGTTCTTACTGGGCTTCGTGATGAACAACAATGTCTCCATGTTAGCAGAAGAATGGAAAAGACCCACAGGAAAACGGCAGAAAGACCCTGCTGTCTTGCGTTACATGTTCTGCTCCATGGCGCAGCGGGCCATGATTGCTCCTGCTGTCTGGATTTCTGTCACACTGCTTGATGGAGAGTGCTTTGTGTGTGCCTTCTGCACCTCTGTGCCCATAGAGAAGCTGGGGAATGTCAGCTACACAGGCCTATCTGAGAAGGCAATGAGAAGGATTCTGGCCCAGATTCCCTGTACAGAAATTTACAGTGGACAGGAACTTATAGCCAGAGAAGTGGCAATCAGGTACCTGCGCTGTATTTCCCAG GCAATGGGCTGGTCCTTTGTGCTTCTGATGACCTTGTTGGCATTCCTTGTTCGATCTTTACGTCCCTGCTTCACTCAGGCTGCCTTCTTGAAGAGCAAGTACTGGTCGCACTACATCGACATTGAACGCAAGCTCTTTGATGAGACCTGTACAGAGCATGCAAAAAGCTTTGCCAAAGTTTGCATCCAGCAATTTTTTGAAGGCATGAACAAGGACCTGGGCATGGGCCACTCACACTTTCCTGAGAAGGCATCTTCAGAAGCtggggaagagaaggaaaaaCTATTGGGCATTATGGATCAAAGGACTATGAACAAGCTTCTGAAGAACTGGCATAAGTGTAAGCCCCCACTATGCCTCAACCAGGAGGTGCTACAGAATGGCTGGATGGGAGAAATCATAAACCCTCATGTCCCCAGGAAAGAGTATGTCACCTACTACAGCAAAGTCTGA